The following proteins are encoded in a genomic region of Streptococcus sp. 29892:
- the prsA gene encoding peptidylprolyl isomerase PrsA, which yields MMKSKKILTGAVTLLAAVTLAACSSTADKDIITMKGNTISVSEFYEKVKTNASAQQVLLSMVIGHVFEEQYGDKVTDAEVNEAYDTMAAQYGDSFATALASAGMTTESYKEQIRTNKLVEYAVKQAAEAELTDENYKAAYDAYTPEVTARIIKLDDETKATEVLAAAQAEGADFAQLAKDNSTDTATKENGGEIKFDSTSTTVPLELQSAIFALNPGQVGASVVAVTDQSTFAPSYYVIKLEAKTEKSANWEDYKDKLKEIILTQKQNDPTLVANVLKDALSKANVKIKDPAFQNLLSQYVTTEDSSSSTSESSTTESTTSESSSTTESSSSSGQ from the coding sequence ATGATGAAATCTAAAAAAATTCTTACAGGTGCAGTGACGCTCCTTGCGGCAGTAACACTTGCAGCATGTTCAAGTACAGCTGACAAAGATATTATCACCATGAAAGGTAACACGATTTCAGTATCTGAATTCTATGAGAAAGTGAAGACGAATGCTAGCGCTCAACAAGTCTTGCTTTCAATGGTTATTGGTCATGTCTTTGAAGAGCAATATGGTGATAAAGTAACAGATGCAGAAGTGAATGAAGCCTATGACACAATGGCTGCTCAATATGGTGATTCATTTGCGACAGCACTTGCTTCAGCAGGTATGACTACTGAAAGCTACAAAGAGCAGATCCGTACCAACAAATTGGTAGAATATGCTGTCAAGCAAGCTGCCGAAGCGGAATTGACAGACGAGAACTATAAGGCTGCTTATGATGCCTACACTCCGGAAGTGACTGCCCGTATCATTAAACTTGATGATGAGACAAAAGCTACGGAAGTATTGGCAGCTGCTCAGGCTGAAGGTGCTGACTTCGCTCAGTTGGCTAAGGATAATTCAACAGATACTGCAACCAAGGAAAATGGTGGGGAAATCAAGTTTGATTCTACCTCAACAACCGTTCCATTGGAACTTCAATCTGCGATCTTTGCTTTAAATCCTGGCCAAGTAGGTGCCTCTGTTGTTGCCGTGACAGATCAGTCGACTTTTGCACCAAGTTACTACGTTATTAAACTAGAAGCTAAGACTGAAAAATCAGCTAACTGGGAAGATTACAAGGATAAGCTTAAGGAAATCATTTTAACTCAAAAACAAAACGATCCAACCTTGGTAGCAAATGTCTTGAAAGATGCCCTATCAAAAGCTAATGTTAAGATTAAAGATCCTGCCTTCCAAAACCTTCTTTCACAATACGTGACCACAGAGGATAGCAGCTCTTCAACGTCAGAAAGCTCAACAACAGAAAGCACTACAAGCGAAAGCTCATCAACTACAGAGTCATCAAGCTCTTCAGGTCAATAA
- a CDS encoding O-methyltransferase, translating to MVESYSKNANHNMRRPIVKEEIVDFMRTRQAQNTGFLKELEDFARQENIPVIPHETVAYFRLLMQTLQPERILEIGTAIGFSALLMAENSPHSQITTIDRNEEMIGFAKENFAKFDSRKQIELLEGEAMDLLPDLPDDSYDFVFMDSAKSKYIVFLPEVLKKVKVGGLVVLDDIFQGGDVAKDIMEVRRGQRTIYRGLQRLFDATLDNPDLTASLISMSDGLLMLRKNVENVDLKLAEN from the coding sequence ATGGTTGAATCATATTCTAAAAACGCAAATCACAATATGCGCCGTCCTATTGTCAAGGAAGAAATTGTGGACTTTATGCGAACACGTCAGGCGCAAAATACAGGATTTTTAAAGGAATTAGAGGACTTTGCCCGTCAGGAAAATATTCCCGTCATCCCTCATGAAACAGTAGCTTATTTCCGTTTGCTCATGCAAACTCTACAGCCAGAGCGTATTTTGGAAATCGGAACGGCTATTGGATTTTCTGCTCTTTTGATGGCCGAGAATAGTCCGCATTCGCAGATTACTACCATCGACCGCAATGAAGAGATGATTGGTTTTGCCAAGGAAAATTTCGCCAAGTTCGATAGTCGCAAGCAAATTGAATTGTTAGAAGGTGAGGCGATGGATTTACTGCCGGATCTGCCTGATGATAGCTATGACTTTGTTTTTATGGACTCGGCCAAGTCCAAATATATCGTATTTTTACCAGAGGTCTTGAAAAAGGTCAAGGTCGGTGGCTTGGTTGTTTTGGATGATATTTTCCAAGGCGGTGATGTTGCTAAAGACATCATGGAAGTTCGCCGTGGTCAGCGAACGATTTACCGTGGCTTGCAACGCTTGTTTGATGCGACCCTGGATAATCCTGATTTAACAGCCAGTTTGATTTCCATGAGTGATGGTCTGCTCATGCTACGAAAAAATGTAGAGAATGTTGACCTAAAGCTTGCAGAAAATTAA
- a CDS encoding DUF6630 family protein, with protein MLTEENLQDIFEIADLLSNGDRELFIQLKECVFASDPNHILDLLEGIFSPDAFDAFLCHVGENEKDNLLLILLALLEHNHYICVRPRNDFLLDFASAFDRLQQVRSAGISLKLDSAGLNLSGTIPDWAAVVDEKYASEQFCLAAVEMNADQYHLLFGKVATIKRVQKLFANLGYHLDYAKNM; from the coding sequence ATGCTGACAGAAGAAAATTTACAGGATATTTTTGAGATTGCAGACCTACTATCAAATGGTGATAGGGAATTATTTATCCAATTAAAAGAATGTGTCTTTGCTAGCGATCCCAACCATATTTTAGATTTGCTTGAAGGTATTTTTTCACCAGATGCTTTTGATGCATTCTTATGCCATGTCGGTGAGAATGAGAAGGATAATCTTTTGCTTATCTTACTGGCTCTCCTAGAACACAATCATTATATCTGTGTTCGGCCACGAAATGATTTTTTGTTGGATTTTGCCTCTGCATTTGATCGTTTGCAACAAGTACGAAGTGCAGGGATCTCACTAAAATTGGACTCTGCAGGCTTGAACCTATCAGGCACTATTCCAGACTGGGCTGCGGTAGTTGATGAAAAATATGCTAGTGAACAATTTTGTTTGGCTGCTGTCGAGATGAATGCAGACCAGTACCATCTGTTATTCGGTAAAGTAGCTACCATTAAACGTGTACAGAAACTCTTTGCTAATCTAGGCTATCATCTAGACTATGCAAAAAATATGTAA
- the pepF gene encoding oligoendopeptidase F codes for MSKQRYEIEEKYQWDLTTIFPTDEAWEAELEAIQVETDKAKVFAGHLLDSAKSLLEISETQLGLMRRLEKLYVYASMKNDQDTREGKYQEFQAKALSIYSVFSQTFAFYEPEFMAITEEQLEAFKAEEPALVQYSHQFEKLLSAKDHILSQEVEEVLAATSEIFEAPSETFSVLDNASLRFPEIADEDGHLVPLSHGNYIHFMESQNREVRQEAYEALYETYEQFQHTYAKTLQSNVKVNNLKARLRKYDSARHAALSANFIPESVYDTLVSAVNKHLPLLHRYINLRKKLLGIDDLKMYDMYTPLSSTDTKVTYEEALATCADTLNIFGDEYAAIVKEAFENRWIDVHVNEGKRSGAYSGGAYDTNAFMLLNWQDNLDNMYTLIHETGHSLHSMLTRQNQPYVYGHYSIFLAEIASTTNENLLTEKLLAEVEDDKTRFAILNHYLDGFRGTVFRQTQFAEFEQAIYKADQEGQVLTADFLNQLYGELNEKYYGLSAEENPHIQYEWARIPHFYYNFYVYQYATGFAAASALADKIVNGSPEDKENYLNYLKAGSSDYPLNVIAKAGVDMTKEDYLNDAFKVFEARLTELEALVEKGVHL; via the coding sequence ATGTCTAAACAACGTTATGAAATCGAAGAAAAATACCAGTGGGATTTGACCACAATTTTCCCAACAGATGAGGCTTGGGAAGCTGAGTTGGAGGCTATCCAGGTAGAAACAGACAAGGCCAAGGTTTTTGCAGGTCACTTGCTGGATTCTGCTAAGAGTCTCTTGGAGATTAGCGAAACCCAGCTTGGCCTTATGCGTCGACTTGAAAAACTCTATGTCTATGCGTCCATGAAAAATGACCAAGACACTCGTGAAGGGAAGTACCAGGAATTTCAAGCTAAAGCTCTGAGCATTTACTCAGTTTTTTCTCAGACTTTTGCTTTCTATGAGCCAGAATTTATGGCCATTACCGAAGAGCAGTTGGAAGCCTTTAAGGCAGAAGAGCCAGCCCTTGTTCAGTACAGCCACCAATTTGAAAAACTCTTGTCAGCCAAGGACCACATCTTGTCACAAGAAGTGGAAGAAGTCCTTGCAGCGACCAGCGAGATTTTTGAAGCACCATCTGAAACCTTCTCGGTATTGGATAATGCCAGCCTGCGTTTCCCAGAAATCGCAGATGAGGACGGTCACTTGGTACCACTTTCTCACGGCAACTACATCCACTTTATGGAATCCCAGAACCGTGAGGTGCGTCAAGAAGCCTACGAGGCTCTCTACGAAACCTACGAGCAATTCCAGCACACTTACGCCAAGACCCTTCAGTCTAACGTTAAGGTCAATAACCTGAAAGCTCGTTTACGCAAGTACGACTCTGCCCGCCACGCAGCCCTTTCAGCCAACTTCATCCCGGAGTCCGTATACGATACATTAGTGTCAGCAGTCAACAAGCACCTCCCGCTCTTGCACCGCTACATCAATTTGCGTAAGAAACTCTTGGGTATTGATGACCTTAAGATGTACGATATGTACACACCACTTTCTAGCACAGACACAAAGGTTACTTATGAGGAAGCCTTGGCGACCTGTGCGGATACCTTGAATATCTTTGGTGATGAGTACGCGGCTATTGTCAAAGAAGCCTTTGAAAACCGCTGGATTGATGTTCATGTAAACGAAGGAAAGCGTTCAGGAGCCTATTCAGGTGGTGCCTATGACACCAACGCCTTTATGCTCCTCAACTGGCAGGACAATTTGGACAATATGTACACCCTCATTCACGAAACAGGGCATTCGCTTCATTCTATGTTGACTCGTCAGAACCAGCCTTATGTCTATGGTCACTATTCGATTTTCTTGGCTGAGATTGCATCGACTACCAACGAAAATCTCCTGACAGAGAAGCTCTTGGCAGAAGTAGAAGACGACAAGACCCGTTTTGCTATTCTCAACCACTACCTAGACGGCTTCCGTGGAACGGTCTTCCGTCAAACCCAGTTTGCAGAGTTTGAGCAGGCTATTTACAAAGCAGACCAAGAAGGTCAGGTCTTGACAGCAGACTTCCTCAACCAGCTCTACGGGGAGCTTAATGAGAAGTATTACGGCTTGTCTGCGGAAGAAAATCCACACATTCAGTACGAATGGGCTCGTATTCCACATTTCTATTACAATTTCTATGTTTACCAATATGCAACTGGCTTTGCGGCAGCGTCTGCTTTGGCAGACAAGATTGTCAATGGTAGCCCAGAGGACAAGGAAAACTACCTCAACTACCTCAAGGCTGGTAGCTCTGATTATCCACTCAATGTCATCGCAAAAGCTGGTGTGGATATGACCAAGGAAGACTATCTCAACGATGCCTTCAAGGTCTTTGAAGCCCGCTTGACAGAGTTGGAAGCTCTTGTTGAGAAAGGAGTGCATCTCTAA
- a CDS encoding competence protein CoiA, which produces MFIVKNKTNHLFNLLELQDLRDEDFYCPQCSSPVRYRSGKILRPHFAHVSRKECPFFTENESAQHLSLKSELYSWLVEKEPVELEKYLPEINQLADLLVNNSLALEVQCSSLPISRLQERTQAYCNAGYQVLWLLGKDLWLKDRLTKLHKQFLSFSMNMGFHLWELDDEKKELRLRYLIHEDLRGKIHCLTKVFPFGQGKLLDILRLPFAKQTLSSMTCPMDEDLPRYIAQQLYYKSPKWLALQAEAYGRGENLLTKTALDFYPQIRLPRSAIGFAQIKQDLTPIYQAFDQFYDKVENQRKQVLYPPIIYRRYV; this is translated from the coding sequence ATGTTTATCGTAAAAAATAAAACCAATCACTTGTTCAATCTCCTAGAACTTCAGGATTTGAGAGATGAAGACTTTTATTGTCCCCAGTGTTCTAGTCCAGTCCGCTACCGTTCTGGTAAAATCCTGCGACCACACTTTGCCCATGTTAGTCGTAAAGAGTGCCCATTTTTTACGGAGAATGAATCTGCCCAGCACCTCTCCCTCAAATCAGAGCTTTACAGCTGGCTGGTGGAAAAGGAGCCGGTTGAGTTGGAAAAATACCTACCAGAGATTAACCAACTAGCAGATTTATTGGTCAATAATAGTCTAGCCTTAGAAGTCCAATGTTCCAGTCTGCCGATTTCTCGTTTGCAGGAACGGACGCAAGCCTATTGTAATGCTGGTTACCAGGTTCTCTGGTTGTTAGGCAAGGATTTGTGGCTCAAGGATAGGTTGACCAAATTGCATAAGCAGTTTCTCTCCTTTAGTATGAATATGGGTTTTCATCTCTGGGAATTGGATGACGAGAAGAAGGAGTTACGACTTCGCTACCTCATTCATGAAGACCTGCGTGGCAAGATCCACTGTCTAACGAAAGTCTTTCCTTTTGGTCAGGGAAAATTACTGGATATATTACGATTACCATTTGCCAAGCAAACCCTATCTAGCATGACTTGCCCAATGGATGAGGATTTGCCTCGCTACATTGCTCAACAGCTTTATTACAAATCCCCTAAATGGCTTGCCCTGCAAGCAGAGGCTTATGGACGTGGAGAAAATCTACTGACCAAGACAGCATTAGACTTCTATCCCCAAATCCGCCTGCCCCGCTCTGCCATTGGCTTTGCCCAGATCAAGCAAGACCTGACACCGATTTACCAGGCATTTGACCAGTTTTACGACAAAGTGGAAAATCAGAGAAAACAAGTCTTGTATCCACCTATAATTTATAGACGATATGTGTAA
- a CDS encoding AAA family ATPase produces MTRLSCLLFGTPTILVNQAEITPSYAKISALIYYLMLKGEASREEVATLLWGDKNSEKARKNLRNTIYQTNRELGCEAIVSPSRSMLAINPRIAISCDVQLFLSDPMHQLHLFKGVFLENFYIKNCQEFDFWIEKIKSQLEKTYLTACQQLLEKQERLSDLEGAEHLILRMISMDEFNEEHYLSLMKLYLEEGQTRKIIETYHRLAQLLDKELGIGPGESIKNLYYQVVRDHAEKKDSQLAPKTDYFFGRIEEIHALEHFLVSVLETGSRAFFLHGEVGSGKRSLVRQVLANQGQRFSIIQINCLPEDLYKPYSIWRKISHNYQWIFQETLDTRLSLEETRNREDLIDGLEKTCQKQALLFLIEDAHWMDKESLQVVLDCIHALSRAPLAFLFTRNLRQNKEMDYLEHYLYNHQLAENLCLKNLSLADSQDFLKELSQQDALSDLEQIYHFSQGNLFLLDQYAQQIREGREFHPLTAAIRSKMALQVHALDTKEEELLNYLSTCSAGSDVGLLADLMGLSHHEMAVLVDQLTSKSLILQKEVDDRLEVQFRQAVLGEFLYDQLPLSKRRILHEQIAFHLIQKLQLQPNNSVLLLKIARHFTAAKQPIMALEYRLQHLNLAIKSHYDLFPLDSNNDQLSGGKEEENVLWIQEQLAEVRENMAHLEKLYGDQRQFQLLQVRFEFYEGRYHIRTGNYQKGVGSIRKVIARAHALHEQDYLLKGYRQFIHYCIQIENISDLGYYAELGLETAIEANDHQAIGMFLRFKGLFNLMLGDEEKASRLLYEAIDCFSLTASMRKKYAIQIAAALDYLAEMAQIRRDFLTAIHLQKDAIELVQGQAPQSSTLGFYIGLGTSYYHLQDFAEAHSIFQAAMQEVNQQIYPWKEVQLKLYLALLGCQQQDYTGVHDLLDRKEALISRYSNPRDKGMIYYLMAKLKNEMRDNPLLEATFAQKLDEDLSHYYHIAKQFLNPYRDRLLLEDLENFMKEN; encoded by the coding sequence ATGACGCGTTTATCTTGTTTGCTATTTGGAACTCCGACTATCTTAGTCAATCAGGCGGAAATCACACCATCCTACGCAAAGATCAGTGCCCTGATCTATTATCTTATGTTAAAAGGTGAAGCTAGTCGTGAAGAGGTAGCTACACTCTTGTGGGGGGATAAGAATTCCGAGAAGGCTAGAAAAAACTTACGTAATACTATTTATCAGACCAACAGAGAGCTAGGATGTGAAGCTATTGTCAGTCCCAGCAGGTCCATGCTTGCTATCAATCCCCGTATTGCTATTTCCTGTGATGTGCAACTATTCTTGTCAGACCCTATGCACCAGCTCCATCTCTTCAAGGGTGTGTTTCTGGAAAATTTTTATATCAAGAATTGCCAGGAGTTTGACTTTTGGATAGAAAAAATCAAGTCCCAACTGGAAAAGACCTATCTGACAGCCTGTCAGCAGTTGCTGGAAAAACAAGAGCGCTTGTCTGACCTAGAGGGAGCTGAGCACCTCATCCTTCGGATGATTAGCATGGATGAATTTAATGAAGAGCATTATCTTAGCTTGATGAAACTCTATTTGGAGGAAGGACAGACTCGAAAGATTATTGAAACCTATCATCGCTTGGCACAACTATTGGATAAGGAGCTCGGAATCGGACCTGGTGAATCGATAAAAAACCTCTATTATCAAGTCGTCAGGGACCATGCAGAGAAAAAAGACTCCCAGCTAGCTCCCAAAACCGACTATTTTTTTGGAAGAATTGAAGAAATTCATGCTCTCGAACATTTCCTAGTCTCTGTCTTAGAAACTGGTAGTCGTGCCTTTTTCCTCCACGGTGAGGTTGGTTCGGGAAAACGAAGCCTGGTCCGTCAGGTCTTGGCTAACCAGGGGCAACGGTTTTCTATCATTCAGATCAACTGTTTACCAGAGGACCTCTACAAACCATACTCCATTTGGCGAAAGATAAGTCATAACTATCAATGGATTTTCCAAGAGACATTGGATACAAGACTGTCTTTGGAAGAAACTAGGAACCGTGAAGACTTGATTGATGGTTTGGAAAAGACTTGTCAGAAACAAGCTCTACTGTTCTTGATTGAGGATGCCCATTGGATGGATAAAGAGAGTTTACAAGTAGTGCTGGACTGTATTCATGCTCTTAGCCGTGCTCCTCTAGCATTTCTATTCACCAGAAACTTACGGCAAAATAAGGAAATGGATTATCTTGAGCATTACCTGTATAACCATCAGCTTGCAGAAAACCTTTGTTTGAAAAATTTATCCCTCGCTGACAGTCAAGACTTCTTAAAAGAACTGAGCCAGCAGGATGCTCTTTCTGATTTAGAGCAGATTTATCATTTTAGTCAAGGCAATCTCTTTCTCCTTGACCAATACGCCCAGCAAATCAGGGAGGGACGTGAATTCCATCCTCTAACGGCAGCTATTCGGTCAAAAATGGCTTTGCAGGTCCATGCCCTTGATACAAAAGAAGAGGAGTTACTCAACTACCTTTCGACCTGTAGTGCTGGAAGTGATGTTGGTTTATTGGCTGATTTAATGGGACTAAGCCATCATGAAATGGCTGTATTGGTGGATCAGCTAACCAGCAAATCCCTTATCCTGCAAAAAGAGGTTGATGATCGACTGGAAGTGCAATTTCGTCAAGCTGTCTTAGGAGAATTTCTCTACGATCAGCTACCTCTATCAAAAAGAAGAATTTTGCATGAACAAATTGCCTTTCATCTCATCCAAAAATTACAACTTCAACCCAACAACAGCGTCTTATTGCTAAAGATTGCAAGGCATTTTACTGCTGCCAAGCAACCTATAATGGCTCTGGAATATCGTTTACAACACTTAAATCTGGCAATCAAGTCACACTACGATCTTTTTCCTTTGGACTCTAATAATGACCAACTAAGTGGGGGCAAGGAAGAAGAGAATGTGCTCTGGATCCAGGAACAGTTGGCTGAGGTGCGGGAAAACATGGCCCATCTCGAAAAGCTTTATGGCGACCAGCGTCAGTTCCAGCTTCTTCAAGTTCGATTTGAATTTTATGAAGGTCGTTACCATATTCGGACTGGAAACTATCAGAAAGGTGTCGGCAGTATCCGTAAGGTGATTGCCAGAGCCCACGCCCTCCATGAACAAGATTATCTATTGAAAGGCTATCGACAGTTTATCCATTACTGCATCCAGATTGAAAACATTAGTGACCTGGGCTACTATGCTGAATTAGGTCTGGAAACTGCTATAGAGGCTAATGATCACCAAGCCATCGGAATGTTTCTACGCTTTAAGGGACTTTTTAATCTCATGTTAGGGGATGAGGAGAAGGCTAGTCGTCTTCTCTACGAAGCCATTGATTGCTTTAGTCTGACAGCTTCTATGCGGAAGAAATACGCCATTCAGATTGCTGCTGCCCTAGATTACTTGGCGGAGATGGCTCAGATTCGCAGAGATTTTCTGACTGCCATCCACCTGCAAAAAGACGCTATCGAATTGGTGCAAGGCCAGGCTCCCCAGTCATCTACTCTTGGTTTTTATATCGGCTTGGGGACTTCCTATTACCATTTACAAGATTTTGCAGAAGCTCATTCCATCTTCCAGGCGGCTATGCAAGAAGTCAATCAACAGATTTATCCTTGGAAAGAAGTGCAACTCAAGCTTTACTTGGCACTACTAGGTTGCCAGCAACAAGACTACACAGGAGTTCATGACCTGCTCGACAGGAAGGAAGCCTTGATTTCTCGCTATTCTAACCCACGAGATAAGGGCATGATTTATTACCTAATGGCAAAATTAAAGAATGAAATGAGGGACAATCCCCTACTAGAAGCTACATTTGCTCAAAAATTAGACGAGGACTTGAGCCACTACTACCACATCGCCAAACAATTCTTGAACCCTTATCGCGACCGTTTACTTCTGGAAGATTTGGAGAATTTCATGAAAGAAAACTAA
- the hutG gene encoding formimidoylglutamase — MLSNYYPTTYSYYQRGVDDDLYTAKWGMVMEFIDLNDQTLERLEGKHFGIIGFKSDKGVYINHGRVGAVEGASSIRTQLAKLPWHLGNEVKIYDVGDIDGPNCSLAELQDSLAVAVQRMLDLNLFPIVLGGGHETAYGHYKGLQAGLEQEEPIAVINFDAHFDLRPYDQTGPNSGTGFRQIYDDCRARGYEFSYLALGIQEHNTNLFLFDFVAKSADISFLTGQNLYVMGYEKICSYLDEFVQRQQAIHLTIDMDCFSVGSAPGVSAIQSLGIDPNLAVLLLQYLAASDKIVGIDIVETSPPHDIDNHTANLAATLIFYLTRILVQTHDRK, encoded by the coding sequence ATGCTAAGTAACTATTATCCAACGACCTATTCCTACTATCAAAGAGGGGTTGATGATGATCTCTATACTGCCAAATGGGGCATGGTGATGGAATTTATCGATCTCAATGACCAAACACTTGAACGCTTAGAGGGCAAGCATTTTGGAATCATTGGATTTAAGAGTGATAAAGGTGTCTATATCAATCATGGACGTGTTGGAGCAGTAGAGGGGGCCAGTAGTATCCGAACCCAACTAGCCAAACTACCTTGGCATTTGGGCAACGAAGTCAAGATTTACGATGTGGGGGACATAGATGGGCCTAATTGCAGCTTGGCGGAATTACAGGACAGTCTGGCTGTAGCTGTTCAGCGTATGCTGGACTTGAACCTCTTTCCGATTGTCCTGGGTGGAGGACATGAAACGGCCTATGGACATTACAAGGGTTTGCAGGCTGGCTTAGAGCAGGAAGAGCCGATTGCTGTTATCAATTTCGACGCTCATTTTGACCTTCGTCCTTATGACCAAACAGGTCCAAATTCTGGTACTGGTTTTCGGCAGATTTATGATGATTGTAGGGCAAGGGGTTACGAATTTTCTTACTTAGCCTTAGGAATTCAAGAACACAATACCAATCTCTTTCTCTTTGACTTTGTTGCTAAATCAGCAGATATTTCCTTTTTAACCGGGCAAAATCTCTATGTAATGGGCTATGAAAAAATTTGCTCTTACCTGGATGAGTTTGTTCAGCGTCAGCAGGCTATCCATCTGACCATTGATATGGATTGTTTTTCAGTGGGATCTGCACCAGGTGTCAGCGCCATTCAGTCTCTTGGGATTGATCCAAACCTAGCCGTTCTACTCTTACAGTATTTAGCTGCTAGCGATAAAATTGTTGGTATCGATATTGTTGAAACCTCTCCACCTCATGATATTGACAACCATACGGCCAACTTAGCAGCAACGCTTATTTTCTATCTGACACGGATTTTGGTTCAAACACACGACAGAAAATAA
- the hutH gene encoding histidine ammonia-lyase: MTKPLVLDGKSLTLEDVVAVARDGQQCLISEEAKEDVLASRKIVDDIVREERVVYGVTTGFGSLCKVSIPTEDTIQLQENLIRTHSSGFGNPLPEDVVRAIMLIRINSLVKGYSGIRLETVEKLLEMLNKGVHPFIPEKGSLGASGDLAPLSHMVLPMLGLGKAYYKGQLLSGKEAMEQAGIDIIHLAAKEGLALINGTTVLTAIGVLVTYDAIQLLKLSDIAGALSLEVHNGITSPFEEELHLIRPQSGQLATARNIRHLLEDSGNTTVATIQRVQDPYTLRCIPQIHGASKDSIAYVKEKVEIEINSVTDNPIICKNGHVISGGNFHGEPMAQPFDLLGIAIAEIGNVSERRVERLVNSQLSKLPSFLVKHPGCNSGFMITQYACAALVSENKVLSHPASVDSIPSCENQEDFVSMGTIAARKAGEILKNARRVLATEIMAACQALDLKGNSTQLGKGTKPAYTVFRQQVDFIENDKDIEIYDELNKASLVIESPEFLAAVEEAVSLTIQYE, encoded by the coding sequence ATGACAAAACCACTTGTATTAGATGGAAAAAGTTTGACTTTAGAAGATGTTGTAGCTGTTGCCAGAGATGGTCAGCAGTGCTTGATTTCAGAAGAGGCTAAGGAAGATGTCCTGGCTTCGCGTAAAATTGTAGATGATATTGTCAGAGAAGAAAGGGTAGTCTACGGGGTAACTACTGGTTTTGGTTCCCTTTGTAAGGTAAGCATCCCTACGGAAGATACCATCCAACTGCAAGAAAATTTGATTCGCACCCATTCTAGCGGTTTTGGCAATCCCTTACCAGAGGATGTGGTTCGGGCTATTATGTTAATTCGGATCAACTCTCTGGTCAAAGGGTATTCAGGTATTCGCCTTGAAACCGTTGAAAAATTGCTGGAGATGTTGAACAAGGGGGTTCATCCATTTATTCCTGAAAAAGGCTCCTTGGGTGCATCAGGTGACCTTGCTCCACTTTCTCATATGGTTTTACCTATGCTAGGTTTGGGTAAAGCTTATTACAAGGGACAGTTGCTTTCAGGTAAGGAAGCGATGGAGCAAGCAGGTATCGACATTATTCACCTAGCAGCAAAAGAGGGCTTGGCCTTGATCAACGGCACAACAGTCTTGACGGCTATCGGTGTACTAGTGACCTACGATGCCATCCAGCTTTTGAAACTGTCAGATATTGCTGGAGCACTTTCACTGGAAGTTCATAATGGTATTACCAGTCCATTTGAAGAAGAATTGCATCTTATCCGTCCTCAAAGTGGTCAACTTGCGACGGCAAGAAATATTCGTCATCTCTTAGAAGACAGTGGTAACACGACAGTGGCGACCATTCAGCGCGTGCAGGATCCGTATACCTTACGCTGTATCCCACAAATTCATGGTGCTAGCAAGGATTCGATTGCCTATGTCAAGGAAAAAGTAGAGATTGAAATCAACTCTGTAACGGATAATCCCATCATTTGTAAGAATGGCCACGTTATTTCAGGTGGTAACTTCCACGGAGAACCGATGGCTCAGCCATTTGATTTATTGGGTATCGCGATTGCAGAAATCGGAAATGTGTCTGAACGCCGTGTCGAACGTTTGGTCAATAGCCAGCTCAGCAAATTGCCGTCCTTCTTGGTTAAACACCCTGGCTGTAATTCAGGCTTTATGATTACCCAATATGCCTGTGCAGCCCTAGTTTCCGAGAACAAGGTTCTTTCTCATCCAGCCAGTGTGGATTCTATTCCATCTTGTGAAAACCAAGAAGACTTTGTCAGCATGGGAACAATTGCAGCCCGTAAGGCAGGGGAAATACTGAAAAATGCTCGCCGTGTCCTTGCAACAGAAATCATGGCTGCTTGTCAAGCTCTGGATTTGAAAGGGAACAGTACTCAACTTGGTAAGGGAACCAAGCCAGCCTATACAGTCTTTAGACAGCAGGTTGACTTCATCGAAAATGACAAAGACATTGAAATCTACGATGAGCTCAATAAAGCTTCGCTTGTGATTGAAAGTCCGGAGTTCTTGGCTGCAGTGGAAGAGGCAGTTTCTCTGACTATCCAATATGAATAA